The stretch of DNA CGGCACGACCCACGTTGCGCTGGATCTCTCGGCCGATGGAGGCGCTGGTCGACGTCGAGGACAAACCTGCGACCGATGTTGCACTCGACGCCGGTCAGTCATAAGCCGGCTCGCTCGATGTCAACCGCCGCCATCAACATCCTCGGTGAACAAAACGCAGATCGGCAGGCGCCAGGACGGAGTCGGTCAGCGCCGTCGTGTGGGCCAACGCTCGCGGTGAACGCTGAAATCCGACGGGTCGAGCTCCTTGAGCAACTCGTCGGCTTCCTGGCCACCATTGGCCTCCTTAGCCCAGAGCAGCGTGACGACGGCACCATAGCTCGGCAACAAGCGGGACTCCTCCACCAGCGTAGCGTCGGGCTCCGCGCGCTCAAGCCACGCATCGGCCGGCACAGCATGCGCTCCCGTTGGAACATCGACGCCTCGGAACAGGTCCGCGGCGAGTGTACGCGCGTCCAGCGTCTCCCGAAGCCGTAACCAGCTACTGAATTCCTCAGATCGTTTCGCCCATCGCGTTCGTCCCGCCTCGCTCCAAACAAGTGCCACGGCATATGACGTGAGGCCAACGAAGCGATAGCCGCTCGCCGTCAGTGACGTCTTGAATGCCTCCGCAATTCCTTCCACGAGCCCAAGGCTCGGCGTCTTGTCTGCCATGTGGCGCAGTAGGACCGCCGCCGGCATCAGCAACTCCGCGGCGAACGCATTTGCCTCGCGCTCCTTCTCACGCACGTCTCCGGCCCAGGTCTCGATCACTCCGGAGGTGCACACGCCACAGTTGTCGTGCCCAGGCAGTAGCAAGTGTCCCAGTTCGTGCGCCACGGTGAACCGTTTTCGGCTGTCCTCGCGAATCGAGTTCTTGACGGCGATTGCCGCTTTCGCCGTCCCCTTGATACGTACAAGCATGCCTTCGCATCGTTCCAACGGCCGCTCGTGCACAGGCACTCTCAGCGTGGTCGCGATCTGGCGCACGTCCGGGACACCGGCGATTGAGAGCCGGTCGAGCAGCGCTCGGGCATAGAACTCTGGAACCATGTGGCTTCAGTCAGAGTCCTCTGACATGCGTCGTACCTCATCCTCAAGTTCACGGAGGATCTCTTGGTCCGCATCTGCCAGCGCACCATCGAGATTCCGAGGAGCCGCCGCGAACTCCACTGGCCCGGACGCTGATCGCGGCCGTT from Acidobacteriota bacterium encodes:
- a CDS encoding ImmA/IrrE family metallo-endopeptidase, with the translated sequence MVPEFYARALLDRLSIAGVPDVRQIATTLRVPVHERPLERCEGMLVRIKGTAKAAIAVKNSIREDSRKRFTVAHELGHLLLPGHDNCGVCTSGVIETWAGDVREKEREANAFAAELLMPAAVLLRHMADKTPSLGLVEGIAEAFKTSLTASGYRFVGLTSYAVALVWSEAGRTRWAKRSEEFSSWLRLRETLDARTLAADLFRGVDVPTGAHAVPADAWLERAEPDATLVEESRLLPSYGAVVTLLWAKEANGGQEADELLKELDPSDFSVHRERWPTRRR